The Dreissena polymorpha isolate Duluth1 chromosome 2, UMN_Dpol_1.0, whole genome shotgun sequence nucleotide sequence atcgtgaccttgaccttgaaaatcaataggggttatctgcgagtcatgatcaatgtagctatgaagtttcatgatcctaggcataagcgttcttgagttattatccggaaaccattttactgctttgggtcaccgtgaccttgacctttgacctagtgacctgaaaatcaataggggtcatctgcgcatcatgatcaatgtatctatgaagtttcatgatcctaggcataagtgttcttgagttatcatccggaaaccattttactatttcgggtcatcatgaccttgacctttgacctagtgaccaaaaaatcaatagtagtcatctgcgagtcatgatcaatgtacctatgaagtttcatgatccttggcataagcgctcttgagttatcatccggaaaccatctggtggacggatggaccgacatgagcaaaacaatataccccctcttcttcgaaagggggggggggcataatgagaaaactgcctcCCTTCCAGCAGCCATGctttcaactgactggaaccaattttgaactcaactctcgtatcaaggaaacaaatgttctgagcaaatttcatgaaaattgggccaaaaatgtgacttctactgtgttcacatgttttcactttatacatttagagaaaaatgccccgccgacgggcagccatgttttttcaccaatcccgaccattttcaaactcgtccgagatatcaataaaaccaatcttttgatCAACtctcatgatgattgggcaaaaattgtgacttctagagtgtttacaaggtttcactatagccaaatagggaaaactgccactatatacataaaagagaaaaatgcgccgcccactggcggccatgtttttttgacaatctcgaccattttcgaactcgtcccagacatcaattgaaccaatgttttgaccaactttcatgatgattgggcaaaaattgtgacttctagagtgtttacaaggtttctctatagccaaataaggaaaactgccccgcccactggcggccatgtttttcaacggatcggaaccacttttgaactcaattaAGATATCATTacgacaaacattttgacaaagtaacatgaagattgggcatgaaatgtgacttctacagtgtttacaaggtttttcttttttttacctagtgacctagtttttgacccgacacaacccagtttcgaactcggccgagatttcattgggacaaagcttctgaccatgtttcatgaagatgggacaagaaatgtggcctctagagtgtttacgagcaaatgttaacgaaataacggacggacatacaacggacaaagaccggtcacaaaagctcacctgagcaatcaggtgagctaaaaatatatcaaacagttcaaccagcttttattactgaccactgatattaacatctggcatacagccatatatcaatatattacaatttaacacatataaaaatcgtatagtcttgCTTTAATTgattgacaaaagaatgccatattgtacagaatcatcaaacaataaaaaacatattcaaaagtttgctatcttccagaatgtaaaactatcatttataattaattccacttaatcttcttgtgcttaaaacaaatattttataaagggagacaactctgtcaattcaacataatttttcatttgcagttacttcccttgacatgataaactatatagtgttcaaaagctgttattactatacaagaaatatctttaaaaaagatatacggcgttgattgtggttgcagtaaatgaaaggtaaagacttcaatgaatgagatcaaagatagcgaatgtctttttctgtgcagttcttagctgcagcaaacgcagtacggggaGATACGCGGaattttcgcggcttattttacattattacatattgctggtcataaacgtatagatacaaaacagaaaaccaaaagaagaatggaagtgaaattaaaacatatgagtcaaccggccacacgcggagtatccgtatatattttaaatatttatacgcgcgttcttcgaacaaacctgttttagtggtttgtctggcgttgctatttgattcgatttttaacagtatcgagaatcattgcgctcatgcttaattcattagtcaatatgatggcatcaTTCTTgttaaatgaattaaaaataatatttatcatggtattgttgtaaaacacattaagaatctattattgacataccatatgatatcgctggatatcttcatttaacatctgtctggtctaaagagaattccagttcacctagcgtctttattatgtaacgattattttcctggccgcgaactccgatcagcacatagggtagcgACGCAGcaatgacctgtatgtaaactctgacattcacacacagtggccgcaaattaacccgatatacctcgcgagttgaatgcaatgcattaaagtgagtcttcgcttccactgctctctatactttaacatgttaacatgttgacaggaatatggaagttagtaataaatatgagaaaatagcctttaagtgcaaacgttctcgcgctgaaaatcttctgaaaataaaaggtggacgcacaaactgtattgatgtcgagattgagtgtaaaactgttcgatctattaagccttttcattagatataaaattgtttcatgctgaacacgcagtaaaacagtgttacaaagacgcggacatgtttccaatgttctggtcgtattctcaaatcagccaatgcagtcaatgaagtgtattcatctgtacttggccgcgggaagttttatttgaattctattggacgcttagaaaggtcaggctaaggtgaaaagctggcttaatacagcttacgccgaataaatatatggaaaatgacccccccccccagtggccatgcttttttaccgatccgaaccattttcgaactcaactgtcatatccaaaaaacacatgttctgaccaaatttcatgaacattggaccaaaaatgtgccttctagagtgttcccatgtgttttcactatatacatatagagaaaactgccccgccccctggtggccatgtttttccaccgatctggaccattttttaacttgtccatcaatgaaaccaatgttttgaccaatttttatgatgattgggcaaaaattgtgacttctagagtgtttacaaggtttctctatagccaaataagaaaactgccccgcccactggcggccatgtttttcaacacacaggaaccacttttgaactcaatcaagatatcatgaagacaaacattttgacaaaattacatgaagattgaacataaaatgtgacttctacagtgtttacaaggtttttcttctttttttacctagtgacctagtttttgacccggcacaacccagtttcgaactcggacGAGATTtaattggggcaaagcttttgaccaagttttatgaagatgggacaagaaatgtggcctctagagtgtttaggagcaaatgtttacggacggacaaACGCAGACAAAGACCCGTatgaaaagctcacctgagcaataaggtgagctaaaaaccataTTCATTTAGTGACCAAGCAAACATGAAGGTAAAGTCTTTAATCCATATGTAAACTTGTTAAACGGCTTCTATGGTATAATATATGTAGtcttttttttctcaaatgtCAAGGGATGAATAATTTTACAGTGGCAttatgtgttaaatatatcatCGACAAGCTTAAGTGATTTCCTGATGACCCAAATACTTAATGATATGTAAGTAGAGTTTTCAATAGTATTTCTTGCCTGTCTGGAAGGCAGTAGTATAGAGGTTTATATAATGTTCATGAACTTATCTAAATGTTTTTCACGAAGGTATAATGGTGTACTttgagttgatatgcaaaacatGACTGTTCAGGTTCGATTCTTTAATTCAACTGAGcgtcaacaacaacacaaatatatattacgTCAAATAATAATAACGTGCTAATTCGCTGCAATTGTTAATTAACGGTGCAtataaaatctcatataatattCATGACAATGTTGCTCGTAGGAGACCAATTATTTAAACGATTTCTATATGAGAattcaaattattttcattttatgttctgTGAACATACTTTATTGTTTATCTTTACATATTTTatggcttttgttgttgttttttcaatgttaactttCAAATGCTTTCAAAAATACCAAACAAGCAATTGATAGGTACTCGTATCTACAAATACACACAAATCTTTCATTTACCTTGACCTTGctactttttaatttaaacatcatGCAGAATGGCTATTTATGTacaataattaatataaacaagatgtgtttgtgaaacactctgtcccccccccccatatctttgaccttgaagaatgaccttgacctttcaccactcaaaatgtgcagctcaatgagatacacatgcataccaaatatcaaagggctatctttaatattgcaaaagtaatggccaatgttaaagtttgacgcaaacaaatgTGTAGAATTctaaaataacacatttaatcaCCATGAAATTATGCACACCTTGACAGTTGAGTAGAGGACTATACAGTGTCATTAAATTGAAATTACGTAGGTTATGGCATTGCTGAAACTCAATTTACATTTGCTTTATGTCAGCCTGTGCaaggtaagaaaaaaaacatgcaaataattTTCTTGCATTGTACAATTACAACAGTAGTTGCATGCCCACAATGATTGCTTGCACAACTCTCATCTACTGCATGACTTTGTTTATGTGATAAAAAATTATGTGAACATATACGGCCACTTCTGGAATGTGGACCTAGAACAACACATGTGCTTCATAtgaagttaattttttttatgttataaatttgaaatataatgcaactcataaaacaacatttatagcAATAAACAAACTTGGCAAAAAATTAACAGAAAAAACTGTTTTTACCATGAATGAATACAATCGATTAACAAGAAGAcaatgggccctaaggcgctcaccttaGACCCAAAAGAACTACACTATTCTGAGGTGGAGTTCAAAGTAACCTGACGACtttaatatcaaacataaatatttaatttcaaggCACATTTTTAAATTTGAACTCACTGAGATTTCTTTAGAACAAATTGTCTGACCaatgttcatgaagattggaaaaaagtGAAATCTAGAGTCTTAagattcaatttttaattttacttagtgacctagtttttgagctcatatgacccagtttcataCTAAGCTGAGATTCATTGGGACAAGTTTCTGGCTAAGTTTTAGGATGATTGGCAAATGAATGTGGCCAATAAAGCCTTAACAAGGTTACACTATAGCCATACAAGAAATACTGCCCTGCCCTTTGGTGGCCATGCTTTAAACtggtattatgggcatttttcactgttgaattgagctgaaaagaattaacgggtcaaaagagttagttaaaatgtggtaactgaccaattatctgcaactcatcttgctaccaggtgtttataaaaatttatattatattcgatattttacatgacttactctgagtcctctaagccgaaatgatctgtaaaacaaaattgtgtctttgtgtcatatgaacaaatctgcactaaaactaaatttagattcacatcgtacattgaATTATTTATATCGTCAgctgtcaaaacgaaagtaagcttgatattcaaatgcattatttttctctttctgggatattgttttagtatgttgatgctgcactaacaaatataagtgtatatgaagtgaaaacaccaaaaataaacaatggttgcgatagacacctataaacatagcatatatatactcttagatgcccataatatcactttaaatggaCCAAAACCCTTTTCGAATTCCGCCAAGATGTAActtaaaaactaatttcaacCCAGATATCATTAGACAAACATGTTCTGAATAACTTGCATTTAGAATGGACTATAAAATAATGTGACTtcaagaatgttaacaaggtttcatttAGTGTATAATGAAAACTGCGCTTGCCCCGCCCACAGGCAgccgttgttttttttacagaactggaccattttaaaactcagccaagatattattagaaaaatatgttttcaccatgtttcatgaaaagaAAACTTCATATCTGATGtctagagggttaacaaggtttaacataAGGCACTACAGGAAAACTGCCTTACCCCATGGCGGTCATGATTTTGAACAAATCCAAACCATTTTCAGACTCAGCTGGGATATCATGAGAACAAGTgttgtgacaaagtttcatgaagatttaacaataaattaacttatagagtgttaacaagctttttcttttatttgacaaaTCTTCCAGCCATgattcataaagatcagacaataaatgtttcACATAGTgctaacaaggtaaatgttaacAAGGCACGATTCACAACGCGAGACAAACTATGGACAATAGGTGATCGTAAAAGCACACCATTGCAGCATCTTagcaatttattttgaaattgattagatgttaaacaattaataatacaaattcacaggaatttcttttttttttaaagatatagcTTTATTTTGACAGCAAAATTTAATGCAACAATTATCACATCGTAtactttttaaagcatcgaaTTGCTGCTTCGAAAATCTTACATATACAATGAGGCATTTGTATATGACGGCTATGGTGATTAACTCAATATTTGCTTTTCTTCAACTTTTAACACACAAGTTTCTGAGAAGTCTGTTTCTATGGTAAAATAATCATTGTTTCCTAGCAAACTGAGCGAGCAGCTGATCTCTCGACAGGTCGTGATGTTTCTCCATATGCACCCAATATGGCGTCTTCTGAATGAAGCCTCGCTCACACAAATGGCATACAAAGTCCTTTGTGTTTGTGTGTATCTTTTTGTGACGTATCAACGCCGAGTTGTGACTGAATGTTCTCCAGCACTGGTCACACTTAAATGCCCTCAGATGTGATTTCTCGTGAATCTGAAGGTAGCATTTCAGTTTGAACTTCTTATCACAATGGCAGCATTTGAATTTTTTCTCTCCATCGTGAATAGCTTGATGGTTTCCGAGCCAGTGTTTGGAGGCAAAGGATTTATTACACTCGCTGCAAATGAACTTTTGTTTATTCTTTTCTTTGTGAAATTTGTAGATATGACTATCATACATTCTGCGGTTTTGAAAAGATTGTGAACACTTGTAACAGTCATATAACTTCTCAGAATGAACATAGTCCTGATGGCgtttcaacattttgttacttTTAAACTTAAAGCCACATCTCTCACAGATATATGGCTGATATTTTCTGTGATTATTTACGTGGCCTTCTAAATTTTGCCGGGTTGATATCTGAATACCACAGGTTTCACATAGCAAATCCGATCGGGGTTTATTGATTTGAATCTTCCCTAAACATTTGTGTTCTTCCTTCATGTTAACAGTATTATTCTTCTCTTTTCTGTCATCTTCATTATTCCCATGTGTTAAATCTTTTCTTCCTGAAGAAATCCTACTCCATTTTACCAGACCGCAACTTTTTGTCACAATCTCTGACATGCTGTTTTGAGCCATCTCAGTTCCTGGACCTTGATCCCTTTCACTATGGTTTATGATCCTGTGTTCTGCTTTATCATTTACCCATTCACTTGGCAAAAAGCAGGTCCCAGACACAGTTACTGTTCCCGTATTATTAGCCAATCCCTTTTCCCAACTGGAACCTATCTTTACAATACTTACAGTAAAATGCTGACCCAATGAATTATATTGATCATCACATGCATCATTTccaacattttctttttttaaatatctttctGAATTCCTGTGATCATCAGCTACATGTGGTGTGGAAGAATCAGTATTAGACTCATTGACAAATCCATCATCACTAGCACAGGCAATATTCTCATTTTTAGTTGCTAACATAATGTCATTATCTTTAACCAGTGTGCAAGTTATTTCCTTTTCATTTAAGGAATTATTTTCAGTTGTAGTGATTTGTTTAGCTTCAGAATGAGATGCCATGTGTTTGGGTTGTTTCGAGAGATAATTGCTGGTATCATTTTTAGATGTTTCACCTTGTCTATTGCCCATTCCTGCTTTTCGTTTGGTCCCATTCAATTCATTTATATAATCCCCACATTGATAGTCCATTTTAATGTCAGTATGTTCAACTTCATCACTACCTTTGTTaactctttttaaatatttcttcttGAAGTTAGCTATCTGAAAATACCCAACTTGACTCTCATCTGTCTGCACCCCGACACAGGCAGTGTCTAGCCTTGTAAATGCAGTGAGCAGCATGTGATCAAAGATGTATGAACCTCCCATGCCATGCGACAGTAGATGATCATGAAGTTGGCATATGGTCGTGTAGGCTACCCCGCATTCTCCACAAATATACTCCAGAGCGTTGTGTGAATGTGGCAATAAAGTTTCAGCAATGCACACATGCATCATGATGGACCTAGAAATAATGGAATAAAAACAATTCAAACATTATTTGATAATGTAATTGAGATTTAAATAAACGATTCATGTGTGACTGCATTACAATGTCAATCACAGgtgtttaaatgtatatatattcacTCTCGTAAATGCTTCTAAGAAGGATGACAATGGTTGAatcttaaatatttgaataaacataTTGAAAATGTGCAGATTACTGACTTTGTTCATTTACATTTAGTTAATAGGTCAATACTTTTATTTCCTTTATTTGTATCCCTGCTTCAGTTATGAAACAATTTTTACCACTTAACTTCCAGTTGAATGTCATATAAAActtgcatgaaaaaatatttgtcaTTGTGTGAAGATAAATAACAATTATGGCAAAGGACAGTCTCTTTagggacatatcactttctgaaatggtcagaagtgggcggagtaatgtcaaataataattcatcatattaacattctatattaagtttggaacaatatgcagaactaaaatagcatatacttcagtgatacataaACCAGTTctatgaaatctttcaaaaagagtaaataatcacatgttttcaccttataaaccactttcttcggATTAGGGACCAGACGGCCCATGGACCATATGGCccagaccatacggcccagattctcggaccatacggcccagattatcggactatactgcccagatttgcggaccatacggcccagatttacAAAGCATACGGACCATGTCTTAACTAATATTTCTTTTGTGTTCCTTCaatattgtatgaataaatttaagaaaatattaaaattgtagtatttcatgttcattcaagcatgttttatattatttcatcgtgTAAGGATTATCGGACTATACTgcccagatttgcggactatacggcccagatttgcggaccatacggcccagatttgcggaccatacggcccagatttgcaaaGCATACGgaccatatcttaattaatatttcttCAGTGTTCCTTTaaatattgtatgaataaatttaagaacatgttaaaaatatagtatttcattttcattcaggcagattttatattatttcatcgtgTAAGGACACAACTATGGATACCCTAGTAAATAcctttattgtttgttaatataatatcgacatcaaaatacaaaacaaaaactaatatatgtacaacaaataaaaaaacaatttcaggcacatatatatatatatatatatagaacacttctaaacaaatacatatatatgtacaacaaaaaacaacatatatagcAATTTTGTGAAATGTGAGCAAACAAATGTACAAGAACAAAGTTgtattacatacatacaatcaaacaaatatattttatatacaatcaaacaaacagatatatacattttcactaAATCGTTCACactagcaaacaaacaaacacacgtaCACATTTACACAGGTCCATACAGTCTACAGCACTCTTTCAGAGAAGCTCACTCGTACTAATTTCTTTTTTCCCGTACCGGTCCCAAGCCGCGCACAAACGCCCTTGGGTGGCACGTGTTTGCCGACTCTGATGCCGCTGCAATTTCTTTTCCTTGATGAGCTTGCACTGCATAGGTACTTCATTCGCATTCACATACGAAACGCAGTTCAACTGATTACGAACCGCTTCGTCATATACTTTTTCCGATATTCCGGTGTTTCCACATCGGATATAGTGCCAACGTTGGCACTTGTCACAAGTGATCGCTCTTGAGTTGGAGTAAATTctccttaaacaaaataaacacagaGGCGCAGGCATTTTTCATCGAATATGGTACGACCATGTCCAtacttgatatttatattgtcttcaattataacgattgtcacactttacctttaattagtaattaaaGACATGCTCACTCTATTAGCATTGGTGTAATTATcaacatcaatcaatatttatgttataaatagcgCACCAGATGTGCAAACATAAGCcgttgttgtatacaattataacgatcatcacactttacctttaattggtaCTTACAGACGTGTTAATCCATTAGGGTCTATTATCAATTACTGTAATAGTAGATCAATCAGTAGAtgtcataaatagggcgtatCCAATATACAAACGTACGAGTCACTTATTCGAGTGTCATACCcctattgcaattataatatatttcatcacgcggcatgtattaaatttaataattatgttataaatttttattaccgttttcaccacgcggcatgtattaaatttaataattatgttataattttttattaccgttttcactACGCGGCAtgtatttaattcaataattatgttataaatttttattgccgttttcaccacgcgacatgtattaaatttaataattatgttataaatgtttattactgttttcaccacgcggcatgtattaaatttaataattatgttataaatttttattaccgttttcaccacgcggcatgtattaaatttaataattatgttacaattttttattttccatTTTCACCACGcgacatgtattaaatttaataattatgttataaatgtttattactgttttcaccacgcggcatgtattaaatttaataattatgttataaatttttattaccgttttcaccacgcggcatgtattaaatttaataattatgttacaattttttattttccattttcaccacgcggcatgtattaaatttaataattatgttataattttttattaccgttttcactACGCGAcatatattaaattcaataattatgttataaatttttattgccgttttcaccacgcgacatgtattacatttaataattatgttataaatgtttattactgTTTTCACCatgcggcatgtattaaatttaataattatgttataatttttttttaccgttttcaccacgcggcatgtattaaatttaataattatgttacaattttttatttgccgttttcaccacgcggcatgtattaaatttaataattatgttataaattttaattactgttttcaccacgcggcatgttttaaattttataagtattaatttacaactttattaaaatatattctgtcAATTAAAGTGAATGTTTGCGTGATGTGTACTGCTTACATAAATAGTTGATGAcaacattaaaatgaatttaaaatctgagagaaataataactatttcatttcccgtgttatttattaacaaaagcgAAACACATACtagcatgtatttatttttaacacattCATGGTACGATGGTAGCACAGTATTGTAGTGTATTCGTGTTTTAGAATAATGTACATGTCGTAAAGAAACATGTGGGCCGTaaggtccgcaaatctgggccgtaaggtccgcaaatctgggccgtatggtccgctaatctgggccgtatagtctgggccgtatggtccatggtccgtaCGGTCCGTATACCCTTTCTTTATGggcgttgtaagtccttattttgttttttgttcataaatccattgacaccagctggaacctacactactgtagaagataatgttaaGGTTATTATTAAATATAGCACACAAGAAACACCGAAAAAGGATCCTTTCTTGTAAgacaaaaatgtaaacaataggaaaaagtatggttgaccagaAATAACAAATATACAGTTGATTGAAACTTTTTGAAACAGTATAAAACAttactttaacaaacacattgatatatcattatcaatatattattaacatacgctatattattaaaatgattttattaaaatgttttcaatattttttaatctttcatatttatttttttaaattatcgttTCTTGCCCACCATACTTTTTGAAGTGTACTAGATTTTTACTGAagttgtttactttttttttcttgcaCAGTATCCTTTTTTCCatgtttctagt carries:
- the LOC127869188 gene encoding zinc finger protein 665-like isoform X3: MMHVCIAETLLPHSHNALEYICGECGVAYTTICQLHDHLLSHGMGGSYIFDHMLLTAFTRLDTACVGVQTDESQVGYFQIANFKKKYLKRVNKGSDEVEHTDIKMDYQCGDYINELNGTKRKAGMGNRQGETSKNDTSNYLSKQPKHMASHSEAKQITTTENNSLNEKEITCTLVKDNDIMLATKNENIACASDDGFVNESNTDSSTPHVADDHRNSERYLKKENVGNDACDDQYNSLGQHFTVSIVKIGSSWEKGLANNTGTVTVSGTCFLPSEWVNDKAEHRIINHSERDQGPGTEMAQNSMSEIVTKSCGLVKWSRISSGRKDLTHGNNEDDRKEKNNTVNMKEEHKCLGKIQINKPRSDLLCETCGIQISTRQNLEGHVNNHRKYQPYICERCGFKFKSNKMLKRHQDYVHSEKLYDCYKCSQSFQNRRMYDSHIYKFHKEKNKQKFICSECNKSFASKHWLGNHQAIHDGEKKFKCCHCDKKFKLKCYLQIHEKSHLRAFKCDQCWRTFSHNSALIRHKKIHTNTKDFVCHLCERGFIQKTPYWVHMEKHHDLSRDQLLAQFARKQ
- the LOC127869188 gene encoding zinc finger protein 665-like isoform X2 — translated: MGSIMMHVCIAETLLPHSHNALEYICGECGVAYTTICQLHDHLLSHGMGGSYIFDHMLLTAFTRLDTACVGVQTDESQVGYFQIANFKKKYLKRVNKGSDEVEHTDIKMDYQCGDYINELNGTKRKAGMGNRQGETSKNDTSNYLSKQPKHMASHSEAKQITTTENNSLNEKEITCTLVKDNDIMLATKNENIACASDDGFVNESNTDSSTPHVADDHRNSERYLKKENVGNDACDDQYNSLGQHFTVSIVKIGSSWEKGLANNTGTVTVSGTCFLPSEWVNDKAEHRIINHSERDQGPGTEMAQNSMSEIVTKSCGLVKWSRISSGRKDLTHGNNEDDRKEKNNTVNMKEEHKCLGKIQINKPRSDLLCETCGIQISTRQNLEGHVNNHRKYQPYICERCGFKFKSNKMLKRHQDYVHSEKLYDCYKCSQSFQNRRMYDSHIYKFHKEKNKQKFICSECNKSFASKHWLGNHQAIHDGEKKFKCCHCDKKFKLKCYLQIHEKSHLRAFKCDQCWRTFSHNSALIRHKKIHTNTKDFVCHLCERGFIQKTPYWVHMEKHHDLSRDQLLAQFARKQ
- the LOC127869188 gene encoding zinc finger protein 665-like isoform X1; amino-acid sequence: MQVLYDIQLEVKWSIMMHVCIAETLLPHSHNALEYICGECGVAYTTICQLHDHLLSHGMGGSYIFDHMLLTAFTRLDTACVGVQTDESQVGYFQIANFKKKYLKRVNKGSDEVEHTDIKMDYQCGDYINELNGTKRKAGMGNRQGETSKNDTSNYLSKQPKHMASHSEAKQITTTENNSLNEKEITCTLVKDNDIMLATKNENIACASDDGFVNESNTDSSTPHVADDHRNSERYLKKENVGNDACDDQYNSLGQHFTVSIVKIGSSWEKGLANNTGTVTVSGTCFLPSEWVNDKAEHRIINHSERDQGPGTEMAQNSMSEIVTKSCGLVKWSRISSGRKDLTHGNNEDDRKEKNNTVNMKEEHKCLGKIQINKPRSDLLCETCGIQISTRQNLEGHVNNHRKYQPYICERCGFKFKSNKMLKRHQDYVHSEKLYDCYKCSQSFQNRRMYDSHIYKFHKEKNKQKFICSECNKSFASKHWLGNHQAIHDGEKKFKCCHCDKKFKLKCYLQIHEKSHLRAFKCDQCWRTFSHNSALIRHKKIHTNTKDFVCHLCERGFIQKTPYWVHMEKHHDLSRDQLLAQFARKQ